Proteins found in one Ferroacidibacillus organovorans genomic segment:
- a CDS encoding heavy-metal-associated domain-containing protein produces the protein MATATITVKGMTCGGCVNSVTKALTGVQGVQEAKVDLNGATATVTFDENKTSVASLKEAVDDAGYETE, from the coding sequence ATGGCAACAGCAACGATTACAGTAAAAGGCATGACATGCGGCGGATGTGTGAATTCGGTCACGAAGGCACTCACTGGTGTACAGGGCGTACAAGAAGCCAAGGTTGATCTCAATGGGGCAACGGCAACCGTGACCTTCGATGAAAACAAGACCAGTGTGGCATCTCTAAAGGAAGCCGTCGACGACGCTGGTTATGAGACGGAATGA